One Amblyomma americanum isolate KBUSLIRL-KWMA chromosome 8, ASM5285725v1, whole genome shotgun sequence DNA window includes the following coding sequences:
- the LOC144102405 gene encoding uncharacterized protein LOC144102405, translating into MKLLSAAVVCLGILLLASPQQSESKVILAKLGLLGAPFVWAGNVAKDAAQTLVAYKLSLATKALAMITGNRSFKATIAYNSQLERYEEPHGAAGEHHHDDWSERVAAITAAPSPVHVENDVKVDWLPGVAKPVIRLPSLPPLPNIIVPKVVVPKIVVPPVVVPDLVKTKVALLNRLGRKSASILGGGPKHASAYIQGGFRVGHGNQAAGSHSGDVKLGSGQQQVFAPVTPTVGASHRRHRPTAVTTGTPAITAHVEENNATVQNTSANVPLHRPTRSVDSGLMGRYFKFIQANDEGRCVALMVCSMAADPLGFGAYGRKVVQFFEGVQLSDSTPMAPYKKASMVGRSGKSCKSRYSACRVNPKYLAHLGESH; encoded by the exons ATGAAGCTCCTGTCGGCCGCCGTTGTCTGCCTTGGCATCTTGCTGCTCGCCTCCCCGCAGCAGTCCGAGTCCAAGGTGATTCTCGCCAAGTTGGGCCTCTTGGGTGCTCCGTTCGTGTGGGCCGGAAACGTCGCCAAGGACGCCGCGCAGACCCTGGTCGCCTACAAGCTGTCCCTTGCCACCAAGGCGCTCGCTATGATCACCGGCAACCGCTCCTTCAAGGCGACCATCGCCTACAATTCGCAGCTCGAGCGCTACGAAGAACCCCATGGCGCCGCCGGCGAGCACCATCATGACGACTGGTCTGAGCGGGTCGCGGCTATCACCGCAGCCCCGAGCCCCGTGCACGTCGAGAATGAT GTGAAAGTTGACTGGCTGCCCGGCGTTGCCAAGCCCGTGATCCGGCTTCCCAGTCTCCCGCCGCTTCCCAACATCATTGTCCCTAAGGTGGTCGTGCCCAAGATTGTTGTGCCGCCCGTCGTGGTCCCCGACTTGGTCAAGACCAAGGTTGCTCTGCTTAACCGGCTCGGCCGCAAGTCCGCCTCCATTCTGGGAGGAGGCCCCAAGCACGCCAGCGCCTACATTCAGGGTGGATTCCGCGTGGGTCACGGCAACCAGGCCGCCGGCTCCCATTCCGGCGACGTGAAGCTGGGCTCCGGACAGCAGCAGGTCTTCGCTCCCGTTACTCCCACCGTCGGCGCGTCCCACCGTCGGCACCGTCCCACCGCAGTCACTACCGGCACTCCCGCAATCACTGCTCACGTTGAAGAGAACAACGCCACCGTCCAGAACACTTCCGCCAATGTCCCCCTGCATCGTCCCACCCGCTCCGTCGACTCTGGGCTTATGGGCCGCTACTTCAAATTCATCCAGGCCAACGACGAGGGCCGCTGTGTAGCCCTCATGGTCTGCTCGATGGCCGCGGATCCACTGGGGTTCGGTGCGTACGGCCGCAAGGTGGTGCAGTTCTTCGAGGGTGTCCAGCTGTCGGATTCGACTCCCATGGCGCCTTACAAGAAGGCATCGATGGTTGGCCGCAGCGGCAAGTCGTGCAAGTCGCGCTACTCTGCGTGCCGGGTAAACCCCAAGTACCTGGCCCATCTCGGGGAGTCCCATTGA
- the LOC144102406 gene encoding uncharacterized protein LOC144102406: MRLGKSRVVSLAHLNKRTSRPYNWCKAVTTPCNPLYFAIPVAVAASTSLVLPTSGVGIAVLCNMIDVGPLQLLLNGFAVKITALIMILLTVNLNSDLHRLPDWMFSESQNYTAAFSY, encoded by the exons ATGCGTCTCGGTAAATCTCGGGTCGTTTCGCTCGCGCACCTGAATAAACGAACTTCAAGACCATACAACTGGTGTAAA GCGGTGACGACGCCCTGCAATCCCCTCTACTTCGCTATCCCTGTGGCGGTGGCTGCGTCCACATCGCTCGTGCTGCCAACATCGGGCGTCGGCATCGCCGTGCTCTGCAACATGATCGACGTCGGACCTCTGCAGCTG CTACTCAACGGCTTTGCAGTGAAGATCACGGCTCTGATCATGATCCTGCTGACGGTCAACCTCAACAGCGACCTCCACCGGCTGCCGGACTGGATGTTCTCCGAGAGCCAGAATTACACGGCTGCCTTTTCCTACTAG